The region TGGTGGACCAGGGGTTCATCTCGACAGAGTATAATTTCGGCGATATCCTCTTAGGTGGCGTCAGCTTCGATCTGGAACCGTCCATCAATTTCGGATTTGTGGTGGGGCTTGGGCTGAACGACGGCTCCTCGGACTTCCTGCTGGGCGGCAAGCTGGCCTTCTCGCTCTAAGGTTGATGACTTCGCAATAAGTCATCAATGCGCCCATTAATGGGCGCGCAAATCAATGGTTTGCAGCGCAAGTTGTTGATTTGTAAGGAAAGTGAAAATGACACTTTTCGCTTTCCGTGGAATAAAAAGCCATGAATGGACTTTTTACGACCCTATCAAAATTAATTCACCACAGCGTGACCACTTACAGGTCACACCACAGGGTTGTTGCACAGGGAAAAACCTTTAAAGATTAGTATTTTTTACTTTAAAACCCTGTGGAGCAGCCTGTAAGCCGGCTGCGCTGTGGTAAAATAAAATGATTCATCATTTGGTTTTTCGGGTGAAACATACACATTTTCGCGGGAGGTAGATGCTGATGATCAAGAAGAGGATATATTCGCCAGGTCCGGTGGACGTATCTCCATATCTCCATACACTGCGCTGGAGATGGCTCAGCCGATTATCCACCACAGGGCACCGGAGTTCATAACCGTCCTGAAGGAGGTTTTCGATGGTCTGAAGTTCATCTTCCAGACCAGAGGTGATGTGCTGCTGTTCACCTCGTCCGGGACCGGGGCCATGGAAGGCGCCGTTGCCAACATCCTGAACCCGGGTGAAAAGGCCATCTGCGTAAACGGCGGAAAATTTGGCGAGCGATGGGCCCAGCTCGTGTCTACCTATGGCGGCATCCCCGTGGTAATTGATGTTCCCTGGGGCCAGGCGGTTGACCCGGCGGTCATCGCCGAGAAGTTGGAAGACGACCCCGGGATCAGGGCGGTCTACGTTCAGGCCAGCGAGACGTCCACCGGGGTGTCCCATCCGGTTAAGGCCATCGCTGAGATCGTCAACCGCTACGAGGACAAGCTCATCATTGTTGACGGCATCACCGCGGTAGGGGTTATGAACCTGCCCTTTGACGAGTGGGGACTGGACGTGGTCGTGGGGGGATCCCAGAAGGCATGGCGGCTTCCTCCCGGCCTGTCCTTCGCCGCCGTCAGCGACAAGGCCTGGGCGGCTGTGGCTAAGTGTACACAGCCCAGATACTACTTCGACTGGGCCAAGGAGAGGAAGAACGCCGCCAAACCGAGCACGGCCTACACCCCGGCCGTTTCCCTCATCCTTGGGCTCAGGCAGGTGATACGCGAGATCAGGAAAGAGGGCCTTGAGGACATGTTCGCAAGGTGCGCTTCCTACGCCGAGGCTACCCGTGAGGCCATGAAGGCCATAGGGCTGAGGCTTTTCGCGCCCGACTCTCCGTCCGATTCCATAACCGCCGTTCTTGCCCCCGAGGGGATGGACGCCCAGGCCATTGTCAAGAATCTGAGCGTAAAATATGGGATCACAGTGGCCGGTGGTCAGGACAACGCCAAGGGAAAGATCTTCCGTCTTTCCCACATGGGCTACCTGGACGGCCTGGATATGGTAA is a window of Deltaproteobacteria bacterium DNA encoding:
- a CDS encoding alanine--glyoxylate aminotransferase family protein, whose protein sequence is MAQPIIHHRAPEFITVLKEVFDGLKFIFQTRGDVLLFTSSGTGAMEGAVANILNPGEKAICVNGGKFGERWAQLVSTYGGIPVVIDVPWGQAVDPAVIAEKLEDDPGIRAVYVQASETSTGVSHPVKAIAEIVNRYEDKLIIVDGITAVGVMNLPFDEWGLDVVVGGSQKAWRLPPGLSFAAVSDKAWAAVAKCTQPRYYFDWAKERKNAAKPSTAYTPAVSLILGLRQVIREIRKEGLEDMFARCASYAEATREAMKAIGLRLFAPDSPSDSITAVLAPEGMDAQAIVKNLSVKYGITVAGGQDNAKGKIFRLSHMGYLDGLDMVTAIAAVEMTLRDLGHKVELGAGVRRAEEILV